In one Pseudomonadota bacterium genomic region, the following are encoded:
- a CDS encoding PepSY domain-containing protein, translated as MSKKPNYYNYIRRWHFYAGLIICPVLLVMAITGGMYLMQPQIEDAMYGDKIYLSEKYTGSIDHDALITKASNLFNAKKIHTYQPPSTVGQSVQIILTTEKSDKITVFMHPKSGEVIGTIDEELRLMNIAKDIHGGLMMGTVGGIIVELVACWTLILVITGLYLWWSRGKNKRSILLPDIGQKGRKLWREFHAVTGAWGGLWIMAIIITGLPWSVVWGDLFSKTGHALNEGFPKAIFSERPHSISDASLPDISINTLMSKLSESDIKHSYKIDYPWFANGVFAVMPLRHGGSHKDVAYVFLDKRTGDIIKDLRWDNLGAFGKASSIGVQFHEGRLFGIANQTINLIAVIILIGLALTGPIMWWKRKPEGSLGVPAVSKDIILSKKFIGLIVFTAIFLPLFGLSVIAIIVGEIIYKKRRKV; from the coding sequence ATGTCTAAAAAACCAAATTATTACAATTATATCCGGCGTTGGCATTTTTATGCCGGATTAATTATATGCCCTGTTTTGCTAGTTATGGCGATAACGGGTGGAATGTATCTCATGCAGCCGCAAATTGAAGATGCGATGTATGGCGATAAAATTTATCTGTCAGAGAAATATACCGGTTCTATAGACCACGATGCCTTAATTACAAAAGCCTCAAACCTTTTTAACGCAAAGAAGATTCACACATATCAGCCGCCAAGTACGGTAGGGCAAAGTGTTCAAATTATACTCACTACCGAAAAATCAGACAAAATCACCGTTTTTATGCACCCAAAAAGCGGTGAAGTTATCGGAACTATAGATGAAGAACTGCGATTAATGAATATTGCAAAAGATATTCACGGAGGCTTGATGATGGGGACTGTGGGTGGAATTATTGTTGAACTGGTTGCTTGCTGGACTTTGATATTGGTGATTACAGGGCTTTATTTATGGTGGTCTAGAGGAAAGAACAAACGCAGTATATTACTTCCTGACATCGGGCAAAAAGGTCGCAAATTATGGAGGGAGTTTCATGCAGTTACCGGTGCATGGGGCGGCTTATGGATTATGGCTATTATTATTACAGGTTTGCCGTGGTCGGTAGTATGGGGAGATTTATTTTCCAAAACCGGACATGCCTTAAACGAAGGATTTCCAAAAGCAATCTTTAGTGAGCGTCCGCATTCTATAAGCGATGCTTCGCTACCCGACATTTCCATAAATACACTGATGAGCAAACTCTCCGAGTCGGATATCAAACATAGCTACAAGATAGATTATCCTTGGTTTGCAAACGGTGTGTTCGCAGTTATGCCGCTTCGTCATGGCGGATCACACAAAGATGTTGCTTACGTCTTCCTAGATAAACGAACCGGTGACATTATCAAGGATTTACGCTGGGACAATCTTGGAGCTTTCGGTAAGGCATCTTCCATAGGTGTGCAATTTCATGAAGGACGGTTATTTGGTATTGCTAATCAGACCATAAACCTTATTGCCGTTATTATCTTGATAGGCTTGGCACTTACCGGCCCGATTATGTGGTGGAAACGCAAACCCGAAGGTAGTTTAGGTGTTCCTGCTGTTTCCAAAGATATTATTTTATCTAAAAAATTTATTGGCTTGATTGTTTTTACGGCAATCTTTCTACCACTCTTCGGTCTATCGGTTATTGCCATTATTGTAGGTGAAATCATTTATAAAAAACGGAGGAAGGTATAA
- a CDS encoding TonB-dependent receptor: MYSSKLLPVVLCAGTILSGAANAEETIRLNPVVVTAEGINETGTKTVPSNIEALEIIRRTPGGVAVVDAADFENKYTLNFEDTLKLTSGVYAKKRFGEEVRLSIRGSGLSRGFHLRGLTLLQDGIPFNLADGAADFQEADSLAFQRLEVYKGSNALQYGSTTLGGAVNMVTKTGKSQPGDQVIIEVGSDSTYRTNIQSGRVFGDSDIFISLTGTSSEGFREHDDQENIKFNGNFGTTISDSAETRFYLSGNIIEQELPGSVSRFDALNNPEQAGNVIASDQRRDIRSVRLSNKTTFDIGNDDKLDVGAFVNAKDLFHPITPFVGVIDQESLDYGMFAQGSGEYNIADYRNIYRVGITTHLGEVKAKLFQNINGSRGSLTANAAQESQNISLYGENSFYVNPKWALVTGGQLTWSDREVSDYITPTESDNKTYRSFNPKIGVLYEPTDSVQFFANISKSHETPTFSELTQSGTTGFTPVNAQKAWTAEIGTRGETSRIAWDASLYHARIDGEMLQFTTGSGIPASTFNAEDTVHQGLELGLTVKLADSIVTQGDNLQWKNAYTYSDYRFDGDRQYGDNDIPGQPKHFYQTELRYNHAYNWHVAVDLELAGKADVDFANTLDTAGYGIIGINAGYDINERINIYIDGRNLPDKNYISTFSTIVNTAGNTSVFYPGEGRRLFAGMLVKF, encoded by the coding sequence ATGTATAGTTCCAAACTATTACCGGTCGTATTATGTGCCGGCACTATCCTTAGCGGTGCAGCTAATGCCGAGGAAACAATAAGGCTAAACCCTGTTGTTGTTACGGCGGAGGGTATAAATGAAACAGGTACAAAAACAGTACCGAGCAATATAGAAGCTCTTGAGATTATCAGGCGTACACCCGGTGGTGTTGCTGTGGTAGACGCAGCAGACTTTGAGAATAAATATACCTTAAACTTTGAAGATACTTTGAAATTAACATCGGGTGTTTATGCGAAAAAGCGTTTTGGTGAAGAAGTTCGTCTTTCTATTCGTGGTTCCGGTTTATCTCGTGGCTTTCACTTGCGTGGTCTAACATTATTACAAGATGGTATTCCGTTTAATCTTGCAGACGGTGCGGCAGATTTTCAGGAAGCAGATAGTTTAGCGTTCCAAAGGCTTGAGGTGTATAAAGGTTCTAATGCCCTGCAATATGGCAGCACTACACTAGGTGGTGCGGTGAATATGGTAACAAAGACAGGTAAAAGTCAGCCGGGCGATCAGGTTATAATTGAAGTAGGTTCAGATAGCACATACCGTACCAATATTCAATCAGGCAGAGTATTTGGTGATTCTGACATATTCATTAGCCTGACCGGTACAAGCAGTGAAGGTTTCCGTGAGCATGACGATCAGGAGAATATCAAATTTAACGGAAACTTCGGTACGACAATTTCTGATAGTGCAGAAACACGTTTCTATCTAAGCGGTAATATTATTGAACAGGAATTACCGGGAAGTGTTAGCCGTTTTGATGCACTGAATAATCCCGAACAAGCCGGAAATGTTATTGCCTCCGATCAAAGGCGTGATATTCGCTCTGTACGACTATCTAACAAAACCACCTTTGATATCGGTAATGACGATAAGTTAGATGTGGGTGCTTTTGTTAATGCAAAAGACCTGTTCCACCCCATCACCCCTTTTGTCGGAGTAATTGATCAGGAAAGCTTGGATTACGGTATGTTTGCACAAGGCTCCGGTGAGTATAATATTGCCGACTACCGTAACATTTACCGTGTGGGGATAACTACACACTTAGGTGAGGTGAAAGCAAAGCTATTTCAAAATATTAATGGTTCACGAGGTTCTTTGACAGCAAATGCCGCTCAGGAATCACAAAATATATCACTTTACGGTGAGAATAGTTTCTATGTAAATCCGAAATGGGCTTTGGTAACGGGAGGGCAATTAACGTGGTCGGACAGAGAAGTTAGCGATTATATAACACCGACAGAAAGTGACAACAAAACATATCGTTCATTTAATCCCAAGATTGGTGTTTTGTACGAGCCTACCGACAGTGTTCAATTTTTTGCTAATATAAGCAAAAGTCACGAAACCCCTACATTTAGCGAGCTAACGCAAAGCGGCACTACGGGCTTTACACCTGTTAATGCACAAAAAGCATGGACGGCGGAAATCGGTACTCGTGGTGAAACTTCTCGCATTGCATGGGACGCAAGTTTGTATCATGCTAGAATTGATGGTGAAATGCTACAATTTACAACAGGTTCCGGCATTCCGGCATCTACATTTAATGCCGAAGATACCGTACACCAAGGTTTAGAACTCGGCTTAACAGTGAAGTTAGCTGATAGTATAGTTACACAAGGCGATAATCTGCAATGGAAGAATGCCTATACCTATAGTGATTACCGTTTTGATGGCGACCGGCAATATGGTGACAATGATATTCCGGGGCAGCCAAAGCATTTCTATCAAACAGAGCTACGATATAACCATGCGTATAATTGGCATGTGGCTGTAGATTTGGAACTTGCCGGCAAAGCAGATGTTGATTTTGCAAATACTCTGGATACTGCCGGTTATGGCATAATCGGCATCAATGCAGGCTATGACATAAACGAGAGGATTAACATTTATATCGATGGACGCAATTTGCCGGATAAGAACTATATTTCCACTTTCAGCACCATTGTTAATACGGCGGGCAATACTTCCGTATTCTATCCGGGAGAAGGCCGCAGACTGTTTGCAGGTATGCTGGTTAAGTTTTAG